The DNA window ATCCGGCGTCGGACGGCACCGCCCCCAGCTCACCAGAGTGATGGGCAGGGGCATCGGACCGTCCAGGCCGGACCGGGTGACCCTGAGCGCGAGGGAACCCGCCCCCGTAACCTCGGACCGCAGACACGATCCGTGCGCGCCGGATACGGAGCGAACGCGGGAGACCAGCGTGCCCAACACCGTTCGGGACACGCGGCTGAACACACGCAACTCGTGCTCAGTCCCCAGGAACGGTAGGTGGTCAGGTACACCTGCTGGGTGGCCGCGTTCGCGGTGCCGCCGGCGTTGTTGATCACCCGGTTGATGGTGCCGACGCCGCCGAGCGAGACGGTGACCATGTTGGTGAACCGCACGTTCGGGTTGGTGGGCGCCTTGATGGCCCGGTCCGCGATGACGGCCGGGTTCACGTTGAAGCAGCAGTAGCTGCCCATCCCCCACGCCTGATGGCTGGTGACCGAGTCGGCCACCTTACACGCGGCGTACCCCCGGGTCGCGCCGTTCATCCAGGCGCCCTGGTTGGGCGGGTCGTAGGGCATCTCGTTCTGGTAGAAGTACGTCCGCCCGCCGTTGCCGTTCCAGACCGTCTGGTACTTCTGGTAGTGCTCGACGAAGAGGCCGTACATGGTGGTGCTGACCCTGCTCACCCTCTTCGTCGTCATCCCGCTCTACGTGATGGTCACCTCCGCGGCGAAGCCGTTGCAGGACGTGCAGAACGGCTTCACCTGGTGGCCCAGCCGGCCCACCCTGCAACCGTTCGTCGACATGTGGAGCACCGTGCCACTGGCCCGCTACCTGGTGAACAGCCTGGTGGTGTCGACCATCGCGGCGATCTGCTCGGTCGCGGTGGCGATCTTCGCCGCGTTCGCGGTCAGCCGCTACCGCTTCCGCGGCCGGGGGGTCTTCTCGGTGACGGTGCTGTCCACCCAGATGTTCCCCGGCATCCTGTTCCTGCTGCCGCTCTTCCTCATCTACGTCAACCTGGGCAACGCCACCGGCATCGAGCTGTACGCCAGCCGCACCGGCCTGGTGATCACGTACCTGACGTTCTCACTGCCGTTCTCGATCTGGATGCTGGTCGGCTACTTCGACTCGATCCCCCGGGGGCTGGACGAGGCGGCGCAGGTCGACGGCGCCGGGCCGCTGCGCATCCTGTTCCGGGTCATCCTGCCGGCCGCCGTGCCCGGCGTGGTTGCGGTCACCGTGTACGCGTTCATGACCGCCTGGGGTGAGGTGCTCTTCGCGTCGGTGATGACCGACGAGGGCAGCCGCACCCTGGCCGTCGGCCTCCAGGGCTACTCCACCCAGTTCAACGTCTACTGGAACCAGGTGATGGCCGCCTCGCTGGTGGTCAGCATCCCCGTCGTCGCCGGGTTCCTGGCGCTGCAGCGCTACTTCGTCGCCGGCCTGACCGCCGGCGCTGTCAAGTGAGTCACCCAATCCCAGAGGAGAACCAACCCGTGCCGGACCTGTCCAAGCGGCCGCCCGACTTTCTCTGGGGCGTCGCCACGGCGGCGTACCAGATCGAGGGGGCTGTCGACGTCGACGGCCGGGCGCCCTCCATCTGGGACACCCTCTCGGCGACCCCCGGCAACGTCGACAACGGCGACACCGGCGCGGTGGCCTGCGACCACTACCACCG is part of the Micromonospora cremea genome and encodes:
- a CDS encoding carbohydrate ABC transporter permease; this encodes MVVLTLLTLFVVIPLYVMVTSAAKPLQDVQNGFTWWPSRPTLQPFVDMWSTVPLARYLVNSLVVSTIAAICSVAVAIFAAFAVSRYRFRGRGVFSVTVLSTQMFPGILFLLPLFLIYVNLGNATGIELYASRTGLVITYLTFSLPFSIWMLVGYFDSIPRGLDEAAQVDGAGPLRILFRVILPAAVPGVVAVTVYAFMTAWGEVLFASVMTDEGSRTLAVGLQGYSTQFNVYWNQVMAASLVVSIPVVAGFLALQRYFVAGLTAGAVK